A segment of the Candidatus Andeanibacterium colombiense genome:
GTCCGCATAGGCGACCCCGAGGCGGGTGCGCAGCGGGTCGAAGCCGTCCGCGGTCAGCGTCGGATCCTCTTCCTTGTCGGTCAGGTTGATCACGCTGGAGCCGAAGATCGACCAGTATTTCGCGAAGCCGACACGGCCGGCCACGCGCAGTTCCTCGCGGTCCTGCAGATCCTCGAGCTGCGCGGAGATGTCCCGGTTGAGCCGGAGATAGCCGGCTTCGAAATAGGTCGCGGCAGAGCCCACGGTAAGGTCCAGCTCGTTGCGGCGGACGGTGAAACTGTCCTTGTCGAGCCGGAAGCGGTGCGTGAGCTTGAGGAAATCCTTGTAGCGGATTTCGGTCCGCCCGACGAAGTCCGACAGGCGGCCGCTCAGGCCGGTGCCGTCGGGCAGCAGCGTCGCCTCGCTGGTCAGGCGGTAGGATTGGCCGATCGTGGTCTTGATCTGCAGATTCGGCCGCTTGTACTGCCAGTCGAAGCCGTAGGTGACGCGCGCGCCGTCTTCGATCCGGTCGTAGCCGGGGAAGCGGTTGAGCGCGAACAGGTTCGAATCCTCGAGGTCGATCGAGCGCGAATCCTCGTTCGGAACATCGAGATTGTCGATCGGCGGGGTCGCGACGAGCTGGACTCGCGGCGTGAGGACCTGCGTGCCGCCCATGAATTCGCCGACGAAAGGCCATTTCACGTCGACTGCGGCCAGCGCCACGCCGCGCGCCTGCCAGCCGGGATTGCCGCGATAGATCGCGGTCGCGGTCAGGTCGTTCTCGTCGGAATGATAGACGTCGCCGCGCAGCAGGCCGGTAAACGTCACTTCCTGGCCCATGCCGGTGATGCGGGTGAGATCCCACTGGGCGCCCGCGAAGGCGCGCTGCGTGTCCTGCCCGTCGGTGCGGGTGATCGCGAGGCTGTTGATCTGGAGCTGGACGTTGCCGCCGAGCACCGGATCGGCGAGCCGGCGGCGATAGTCGATCAGCGGCAGCGCGACCGGAACCTGGCCCTGGTCATCGCCGACGCGCAATGTCTGGGTCGCCCAGCCCTGGATGGTAAGATAGGAATTGTCGTCGATCCGCTCGAGGTTGATGTTCGAGCGCAGGCGGTCGTCGCGGCTGATGTCGTAGCGGCGCAGGAAGGTGCGGTCGCTCGCGATGCGGGCCGAGGCGGTCAGGCTCCATTCGGGCGAGAACTGAAATCTGCCGTTGCCGAAGAAGTACCCGCGCCAGGCCTGTTCCTCTTCGGTGACGGGATCGGAGACCGTGCCGGTGCCGAAGCGTCCGCTACGCGTGGCATAGCCGGTGACCTGGAATGCCCCGTCGTCCAGCAGTGCGCGATATTGCGCGGAAACCATCGGCGCGGCGTTGGTATAGACGTGGCCGGTGACGGTCAGGTCGTGATTGTCCGCGAGCCGGAGATAATAGGAATCGCTGATTTCCACCCCGTTCGAGGCGGAATAGCGGATGTCGGGGATCAGCAGCCCGTTGATCGCGCGCCCGTCGGTCGCGACCACAAGGCCGGGGATCGGCAGCAGCCGCATGCCGAACAATTCCAGCGTCGCGCCGCGGAAGCGCACGCGCTTCTCGTCCGGATCGTAGGTGACCTTCTGGGCCACGATCCGCCAGGTCGGCGCTTTCGGGCAGCCGTCCGAATCCTCGACCGAGCAGGCCGAATAGGCCGCATGGTCGAGCGTGATCGTGCCGTCCGCCGCCTGCTGCCCCGAAACGGCCGCCAGCCGCCCACCCTCGCGCAGCGCCAGCAGCAAATTCTGCATCGCGCCGATCTTCATGTCGTCGGTCAGGGTCAGGCTGTCGGAATAGAGGACGTTGCCGTCCTTATCGACCGAGCGGATATTGCCGTCGGCCACGATCTGGTTGCTCTTGCGGTTCCACACGACCTTGTCCGCGCGGACGGACTGGCCTTCGCTGCGCAGGATCACGTTGCCGGTCGCGGTGACGATCTCGGTATCGTAATTATAGTCCAGATTGTCCGCTTCGAAGGCGACCTGGCGGGTTTCCTCCGCGATCGGCGGCGCGCCATCGGGGGAGGAAGTGCCGTTCAACGGGATGCGGTTCGAAGGGGCGGTCTGATCCTGCCCCGCATCCTGCGCGAAGGCCGGCAGCGCGCAGCCGGCCGCGAAGGTGCCGAGCGCCAGCGCGGCGGCCCGCACGGCTGTGCGGCGCAAGGGCAGGGCGGCGGTCATAGCGAGCGGCGGAGAAGCGCGGCGGGGAGCATGGCTTGCCTATCGCACCGGTGGATCGTAACTGCAACGCCACGTATTGCTTGCGGCGTCCGCGCGGTTCAGCCCGTCGCAACTCGTTATACACAGATCGATCAAGACCGGAGTTTTCATGCAGTTCACTTTTCGCGACGCCAACGCAGCAGCGCTTCCGCGCCTGCGCGCGCTCATCGTCAATCAGGATGCCTTGCCCGCCGATCTCGAGCCGCAGATGCTCGAAGGCGCCAAGGCCGCGCGTTTCTCGGGCAAGACCGGCCAGGTTTTCGAAGGTTTCGTCAGCCGTGACGGGGCGGTCGTCCGCCTCGCGCTGGCCGGCGCCGGGCAGGCCTCGGCGGCGGATCGCACGGCCGCGCTGGAAAAGGCCGGTGCCGCGCTGTCCGCGCGCTTCCTGACCTCGGGTGAAAATGCGATCGCACTCGATCTCTCCGATGCGGGCCTGTCGGCGGAGGATGCCGCCGCGGTCCTGTTCGGGCTGCGGCTGCGCGCCTGGCGCCACGACTATCGCACCAAGCTGAAGGACGAACAGAAGGTCAGCCTGGTCGAAGCGATCGTCACGGGTGCCCCGGCCGGCACCGAAGCTGCCTTCGCGGTGCAGGAAGCGGTGGCCGACGGCGTCGAGTTCACCCGCGAGCTGGTCACGGAACCGGCCAACATCATCTATCCCGAAAGCTTCGTCGAACGCTGCAAGGCGCGTTTTGCCGGCACCGGGGTCGAGATCACCGTGCTCGACGAGACGCAGATGGCCGCGCTCGGCATGGGCGCTCTGCTCGGAGTGGCGCAGGGCTCGGCGCGCAAGCCGCGCTTGCTGGCGCTCACGTGGAACGGCGGAAAGCCGGGCGAAAAGCCGGTCGCTTTCGTCGGCAAGGGCGTGACCTTCGATACCGGCGGGATCTCGATCAAGCCGGCCGCGGGCATGGAAGACATGAAGTGGGACATGGGCGGGGCCGGCGCGGTTGCCGGCGCGCTGCTCGCGCTGGCGAAGCGCAAGGCCAAGGCCAACATCGTCGGCGTCTGCGGGCTGGTGGAGAACATGCCCGACGGCAACGCGCAGCGCCCGGGCGATGTGGTCACCTCGATGTCGGGCCAGACGATCGAGGTGATCAACACCGACGCCGAAGGCCGGCTGGTGCTGTGCGACGCGCTGACCTGGGTGCAGAAGGAGCATGAACCGACCGCGATCGTCGATCTTGCGACGCTTACCGGTGCGATCATCATTTCGCTCGCGCATGAATATGCCGGGCTGTTCTCCAACGACGATCCGCTGGCCGAAAAGCTGATCGCGTCGGGCAAGGCCAGCGGCGATGTCCTGTGGCGGATGCCGGTCGGCCCGGCCTACGACAAGATGATCGATTCCCCGATTGCCGACATGAAAAACGTCGGCGCGCGCGGGGGCGGCTCGATCACCGCGGCGCAGTTCATCCAGCGGTTCGTCGAGAACGGCACCCCCTGGGCGCATCTCGACATCGCCGGCACCGTGTGGGTCGACAAGCCCGGGGCGACCTGGGACAAGGGCGCGACCGGCTATGGCGTGCGCCTGCTCGACCGCTTCGTGCGGGACAATCTCGAGGGGTGATGTCAATTCCTGCCCTCGTCATTGCAAGGGACCGAAGGTCCCGCGGCAATCCAGAGCGGAACTGCGATACGCGCTGGATTGCTTCGCTTCGCTCGCAATGACGAAGGGGGGCTGATGCGCGCCGATTTCTACCAGCTCGGCGGCGAGACGGTCGAACAGACGATCCCGCTGCTCGCGTCCAAGATCAAGGATGCGGGCGGCAGGCTGCTGGTCGTGTCGGACGATCCGGCGCAGCTCGAAGCGGTCGGCGAGGCGCTGTGGCGCGAGCGGCCGGACGATTTCCTCGCCAACGGCACCGCGGGCGGCGAACACGACGCGCGCCAGCCGATTCTGCTTTCGCACCGCTGCGATGCGCCCAACGGCGCGCGGCTGGTGATGTTCGCGGATGGCCTGTGGCGCGACGAGGGGGTGGGTTTCGACCGCGCCTTCCTGCTGTTCGGCGAGGCGACCCTGGCCGGCGCGCGCGCGGCCTGGCGTACGCTGGGCGAACGCGAGGATATCGAGCGCCGGTTCTGGAAGCGCGAGGGCGGCCGGTGGGTCGAGGGGCCTTGACCTGACGTGCCGGCGCGGAGACAAACCGCGCAGGGCCGATCGGGGAGTTGGGCAAATGAAGAAATTCGCAATACTGGGTGCGGCGCTGGCGGTCTGCGCCTGCGGTCCTTCGGCCAAGGTGCAGAAATCGGGCGACGAGGCGACGATCACGCTCAACAATGGCGGCGAAAAATCGACCATCACCAGCGGCAAGAGCGCCCCGGCGGCACTGCCCGCGGGCTTCACGCTCTATCCCGGCGCGGAGGTGAGCTCCAACGTCACGATGAAGGGCGGGGACGGCACGATGACGATCGTCTCGATGGGCACCGGCGACGGCGTCGACAAGGTCGCGGCGTTCTACAAGGCCCAGGCGGCCAAGGCCGGAATCACGATCGGCATGGACATGAGCACGCCCCAATCGGCGATGATCGGCGGCAACGGCAAGGGGGTGGATTTCACCCTCACCGCCGGCCCCAGGGATGGCGGCGGCACCACCGCCAATCTCTCTTTCACGACCAAGGGCTAATACGCGGACCGGCGTCGCGGGCCTTGCCCCGCGTGGAAACAAGCTCTAGGGGCGCGCCCGAAATCCCAAGACTATCGACGCGTAGAATTTCGCCCCTAGCATTCAAGGAACATCCCATGGCGGTCACCCGCACCTTTTCGATCATCAAGCCCGACGCCACCCGCCGCAACCTGACCGGCGCGGTCACCAAGATGCTCGAGGAAGCCGGCCTGCGCGTCGTCGCTTCGAAGCGCATCCACATGACCCGCGAACAGGCCGAAGGGTTCTACGCGGTCCACAAGGAACGCCCGTTCTTCGGCGAACTGGTCGATTTCATGATCAGCGGCCCGGTGGTGGTGCAGGTGCTCGAAGGCGAAGACGCGATGCAGCGCAACCGCGACATCATGGGCGCGACCAACCCGGCCAATGCCGAACCCGGCACGATCCGCAAGGAACTGGCCGAATCGATCGAAGCCAACACCGTCCACGGGTCGGATTCGGACGAGAACGCGGCGATCGAGATCGCCTATTTCTTCAAGCCGGAAGAAATCGTCGGCTAATATCCCGCCTGAGTCCCCGCGCAGGCGGGGACCTCAGGCAGTCCGGCACGAGGCCTCCGCCTGTGCGGGGACTCGGAAAAAAGGGGCGCCATGCGGTATTTTCTCGACGCCGAGTTCAATGGCTTCGGCGGTGAGCTGATCTCGCTGGCGCTGGTCCCCGAAAAAGGCGGATTGCCGCCATTCTACGAAGCGATCCGCTGCGATGTGCCGACTGAATGGGTCGCGCAGAATGTAATTCCGGTGCTCGAAACCAGGCCGCTCGCCCGCGAGGAAGTCGCGCGGCGGTTTGCGGATTATCTGGGCGACGATCCCGATCCGCATCTGGTCGCGGACTGGCCCGAAGACATCTCCCACGCCGCGCTGTTGCTGATCACCGGGCCAGGGCGGATGTATCCGATCCGCAGCATGCGCTTCGAACTGGTCGATCCGAACATCTTCGGCTTCGGTGTTTCGGCGCAATTCCCGCACAATGCCTATCACGATGCGCTGACCCTGCGCGAAGCGGTGCTGGGTTACGAACGCCGCATGGCCTGAGTTTCGCGGCCGTCCGCCGTGCGCGGCAACCGACTTTTTAGGATTTTAGGGTTAAGAGCGTCGCAACCGGCGCAGTGCCGCATGTCCGATCGCGAGGAAACGCGTGCCCGAAGATCCGTTCCTGGTCGAATGCGACCGGCTTTCGCGGCTGGTCAATCCGA
Coding sequences within it:
- a CDS encoding leucyl aminopeptidase, which codes for MQFTFRDANAAALPRLRALIVNQDALPADLEPQMLEGAKAARFSGKTGQVFEGFVSRDGAVVRLALAGAGQASAADRTAALEKAGAALSARFLTSGENAIALDLSDAGLSAEDAAAVLFGLRLRAWRHDYRTKLKDEQKVSLVEAIVTGAPAGTEAAFAVQEAVADGVEFTRELVTEPANIIYPESFVERCKARFAGTGVEITVLDETQMAALGMGALLGVAQGSARKPRLLALTWNGGKPGEKPVAFVGKGVTFDTGGISIKPAAGMEDMKWDMGGAGAVAGALLALAKRKAKANIVGVCGLVENMPDGNAQRPGDVVTSMSGQTIEVINTDAEGRLVLCDALTWVQKEHEPTAIVDLATLTGAIIISLAHEYAGLFSNDDPLAEKLIASGKASGDVLWRMPVGPAYDKMIDSPIADMKNVGARGGGSITAAQFIQRFVENGTPWAHLDIAGTVWVDKPGATWDKGATGYGVRLLDRFVRDNLEG
- the lptD gene encoding LPS assembly protein LptD; its protein translation is MTAALPLRRTAVRAAALALGTFAAGCALPAFAQDAGQDQTAPSNRIPLNGTSSPDGAPPIAEETRQVAFEADNLDYNYDTEIVTATGNVILRSEGQSVRADKVVWNRKSNQIVADGNIRSVDKDGNVLYSDSLTLTDDMKIGAMQNLLLALREGGRLAAVSGQQAADGTITLDHAAYSACSVEDSDGCPKAPTWRIVAQKVTYDPDEKRVRFRGATLELFGMRLLPIPGLVVATDGRAINGLLIPDIRYSASNGVEISDSYYLRLADNHDLTVTGHVYTNAAPMVSAQYRALLDDGAFQVTGYATRSGRFGTGTVSDPVTEEEQAWRGYFFGNGRFQFSPEWSLTASARIASDRTFLRRYDISRDDRLRSNINLERIDDNSYLTIQGWATQTLRVGDDQGQVPVALPLIDYRRRLADPVLGGNVQLQINSLAITRTDGQDTQRAFAGAQWDLTRITGMGQEVTFTGLLRGDVYHSDENDLTATAIYRGNPGWQARGVALAAVDVKWPFVGEFMGGTQVLTPRVQLVATPPIDNLDVPNEDSRSIDLEDSNLFALNRFPGYDRIEDGARVTYGFDWQYKRPNLQIKTTIGQSYRLTSEATLLPDGTGLSGRLSDFVGRTEIRYKDFLKLTHRFRLDKDSFTVRRNELDLTVGSAATYFEAGYLRLNRDISAQLEDLQDREELRVAGRVGFAKYWSIFGSSVINLTDKEEDPTLTADGFDPLRTRLGVAYADDCLEVSLTWRRDYIANGDAAKGDTFQIHFALKNLGF
- a CDS encoding DNA polymerase III subunit chi, encoding MRADFYQLGGETVEQTIPLLASKIKDAGGRLLVVSDDPAQLEAVGEALWRERPDDFLANGTAGGEHDARQPILLSHRCDAPNGARLVMFADGLWRDEGVGFDRAFLLFGEATLAGARAAWRTLGEREDIERRFWKREGGRWVEGP
- the ndk gene encoding nucleoside-diphosphate kinase is translated as MAVTRTFSIIKPDATRRNLTGAVTKMLEEAGLRVVASKRIHMTREQAEGFYAVHKERPFFGELVDFMISGPVVVQVLEGEDAMQRNRDIMGATNPANAEPGTIRKELAESIEANTVHGSDSDENAAIEIAYFFKPEEIVG